In a genomic window of Nocardia fluminea:
- a CDS encoding DEAD/DEAH box helicase, protein MNTAQWSRQDPSLVNLVNKYHTTCIEVYRKDPDRIAEDAGKERGIAEGGYGRKQIQELVQNAADALPDAGGRIEVVLTCDTLYVANEGHPFVDTGVRALLYTHLSNKTGGEIGRFGLGFKSISGISDGPQIFSQSVSFEFSRAESAKQLAVETGRHFDPAEVPSLRVAWVLEPTIEFASDSILKELSFWAATIVKVPLKDGAASQLSEEISEFDPSFNLFAPRVKQLRLRDELGAADRTISTRRTGKRVVLTTDEGEQTWLVVSKLHHPSPEALESAGYAARRDAVPVSWAVPATGATGVGRLFAYFPVDSKVTLSGRLNAPWKLSDDRINVIECRFNYEILTEVVPELVDAARLELVREGAYGRYIDVLPSRDRERRSWADSVLNEPVMQRLRETRSIPTLDGELRSPSSIQMIPEPAMGWVEPWMSVASQRDVWVHPDCLTRERRAKVRRLTEEDPRAEGRVLDWLHAAVADKSPRSSSVAIEIAAQMPTQVDAKFRDNVARDVRDSRIVLLENGELQHPLPGRCFIRSDAAQKGSAFINKDVTARPSTLSALESLGIATFDDGGEMLQLLTDLRTKADVDFDALWTAMRGSGGDAVAEGFERILEGQAHRLVKVRNGRGAWVYPENMYIPEDLLEERKSDAKFLVDRSYHASDAEILGLLGVYTAPKRRSLDDAVRNEEWFTTYWKTASDIIAKEMCLGPRQREDLRITSHRSVLGPLQCLPALSETNRTALTCEVLRTLEDPLIRVGHPSVNKQGRFIAPELWWVREQGLLPTVLGPVPVDETFAPAIEEEHPEVKGLLPVLSGVEIGDDVAERLQLLTDLESLTNERFEWIVGKHVERKDKSMVGRAYAWWAYLKPDSAPELLWCSGPEGWVQLPAGEVAVATTAENLREFSTFGIPCLQVDTPEDAVILRANWGCLDHDLPVTYSYESSAEPSGLTELFDVFREDDLDIDPDDLVVQKCLSLNKVAAIAGRPEVRIDVAWGRDGDMLLVTGTNDREILKQSLSSLELDDSDEAVDARLMNLAERKNNKKLLKVRNAPNDAARLLEFAGEERLRALIPADALNYLERNGEVSPHGVALAQLCIDMLGPKALERACRVDPAGLPISPPPRWSGSHTTRNWVRERGFSEEWAGKKAPLRNKPTEYIDGPAVLSELHDYQDTVSKRLRSLIRGTDGSPRRGIISLPTGAGKTRVAVQTVIEAIAADDFGPNGEVRGPILWIADGEELCEQAIDTWSFLWRAKGRNDTQLILSRFWANYSVEEELGGIQVVVASWQKLLLSALGNNEFDWLADSALVIIDEAHGATTPSYTKILNWAGRGLHERTLPLVGLTATPFRGRDDSAETQRLLNRFDNNLLDEGVFGDDVPQRRLQRDRVLARAQLEILHGVNIDLSPAEFEDFREKYWLPKDAERRLGQNEERTRKIVRSIIGKPKEWAIVVFAASVENAQTLATLLTLQGRPAASIDQDTSADDRRNTIERFKNGDLKVLTNYNVLSQGFDAPKTRAVYITRPTSSKARYLQMVGRGMRGPKNGGSKDVLVVNVLDNIIEFGDSIAYESFERDVINSEED, encoded by the coding sequence GTGAACACCGCACAGTGGTCCCGCCAGGACCCGAGCCTTGTCAACCTGGTCAACAAGTATCACACCACTTGCATCGAGGTGTATCGGAAAGACCCGGACCGGATTGCCGAGGACGCCGGTAAGGAACGTGGTATTGCGGAAGGCGGCTACGGTCGCAAACAGATCCAGGAGTTGGTTCAGAACGCAGCCGATGCGCTCCCCGACGCGGGAGGTCGGATCGAGGTTGTTCTCACCTGCGATACCTTGTACGTAGCCAACGAGGGACACCCGTTCGTCGACACAGGTGTGCGTGCACTCCTGTACACCCATCTCTCGAACAAGACGGGCGGTGAGATCGGCCGCTTCGGGCTTGGATTCAAGTCCATCAGCGGGATTTCTGACGGACCCCAGATCTTCAGCCAGTCAGTCTCCTTCGAATTCAGCCGCGCCGAGTCGGCGAAGCAGTTGGCGGTCGAGACGGGGCGCCACTTCGATCCCGCAGAGGTTCCATCGCTCCGTGTTGCCTGGGTGCTCGAACCGACTATCGAATTCGCGAGCGACTCGATTCTCAAGGAGCTTTCGTTCTGGGCAGCCACCATCGTGAAGGTTCCGCTCAAGGACGGTGCGGCCAGTCAGCTCTCCGAGGAGATCTCGGAGTTCGACCCTTCGTTCAATCTCTTTGCACCTCGCGTCAAACAACTCCGCCTCCGCGATGAGCTCGGCGCCGCTGATCGGACGATCTCAACGAGACGAACTGGAAAGCGGGTGGTTCTGACTACCGACGAGGGTGAGCAGACCTGGTTGGTCGTCTCGAAGCTCCACCATCCGTCGCCAGAGGCTCTTGAGTCTGCCGGTTACGCGGCACGCCGCGATGCTGTCCCCGTTTCCTGGGCGGTCCCCGCGACTGGTGCCACCGGTGTGGGTCGACTGTTTGCGTACTTTCCGGTCGATTCAAAGGTCACGCTGAGTGGGCGGCTCAACGCCCCGTGGAAACTCTCCGACGACCGCATCAACGTCATCGAATGCCGTTTCAACTACGAGATTCTGACCGAGGTCGTGCCTGAACTTGTCGACGCTGCGCGGCTCGAACTCGTCCGGGAAGGAGCGTACGGACGCTACATCGACGTCCTTCCCTCCCGCGATCGGGAGCGCAGGAGCTGGGCGGATTCCGTACTGAATGAACCTGTGATGCAACGTCTTCGGGAAACTCGGTCGATCCCCACCCTCGACGGCGAGCTACGTTCCCCCTCGTCGATCCAGATGATCCCCGAACCTGCGATGGGTTGGGTCGAACCTTGGATGTCCGTGGCTAGCCAACGCGACGTCTGGGTCCACCCCGACTGCCTCACACGAGAGCGCCGCGCCAAGGTCAGACGTTTGACGGAGGAGGACCCGCGCGCCGAGGGCAGAGTCCTGGATTGGCTCCACGCGGCAGTTGCCGACAAGAGCCCGAGAAGTTCCTCTGTCGCCATCGAAATCGCAGCTCAGATGCCTACACAAGTGGATGCGAAGTTCCGCGACAACGTCGCTCGTGATGTACGAGACTCTCGAATTGTCCTCCTCGAGAACGGAGAGCTCCAGCATCCGCTGCCAGGACGATGCTTCATCCGGTCCGACGCCGCCCAAAAGGGGTCAGCGTTTATCAACAAAGACGTCACGGCACGCCCGTCAACCCTCTCCGCGTTGGAATCGCTGGGGATCGCCACGTTCGATGACGGCGGTGAGATGCTCCAGCTCCTCACAGACCTCAGAACGAAGGCCGATGTCGATTTCGATGCCCTGTGGACTGCGATGCGCGGTTCCGGCGGTGACGCGGTTGCGGAGGGCTTCGAACGGATCCTCGAGGGACAGGCACACCGGCTGGTCAAGGTGCGCAACGGGAGGGGTGCCTGGGTCTATCCCGAGAATATGTATATCCCCGAGGATCTCCTGGAAGAGCGGAAGAGCGACGCCAAGTTTCTAGTGGATCGGTCATATCACGCATCCGACGCTGAAATCCTGGGCTTGCTCGGCGTTTACACTGCTCCGAAGCGGAGGTCTCTGGACGATGCCGTGCGGAACGAGGAGTGGTTCACGACGTATTGGAAGACTGCAAGCGACATCATCGCAAAGGAGATGTGTCTCGGCCCCCGCCAGCGGGAAGATCTTCGAATTACCTCGCACCGTTCTGTTCTGGGCCCGCTCCAATGTCTGCCTGCGCTCTCGGAAACCAACCGCACCGCACTGACATGTGAGGTTCTGCGGACCCTCGAGGACCCGCTGATCCGTGTGGGCCATCCCTCGGTAAACAAGCAGGGCCGTTTCATCGCGCCGGAACTGTGGTGGGTGCGTGAGCAAGGGCTCCTTCCGACTGTTCTCGGTCCGGTCCCCGTCGATGAGACGTTCGCACCGGCTATTGAGGAGGAGCACCCTGAGGTCAAGGGTCTTCTCCCTGTTCTATCGGGTGTTGAGATCGGTGACGACGTCGCCGAACGCCTTCAACTGCTCACTGATCTCGAGAGTCTCACAAATGAGCGCTTCGAGTGGATCGTCGGCAAGCATGTCGAGCGAAAAGACAAATCGATGGTCGGCCGTGCGTACGCATGGTGGGCATATCTGAAACCCGACTCCGCACCTGAACTGCTGTGGTGCTCCGGCCCAGAGGGGTGGGTCCAACTGCCTGCAGGTGAGGTTGCTGTGGCCACCACAGCTGAGAACCTCCGTGAGTTTTCAACATTCGGAATTCCATGTCTTCAGGTAGACACTCCTGAGGATGCAGTGATCCTCCGGGCAAACTGGGGGTGCCTTGACCACGACCTGCCCGTCACCTATTCGTACGAATCGAGTGCGGAGCCTTCTGGCCTCACTGAACTCTTCGATGTCTTTCGCGAGGACGACCTCGACATCGATCCGGATGACCTCGTCGTGCAGAAGTGCCTGTCCCTGAACAAGGTTGCCGCCATCGCAGGCCGTCCCGAGGTTCGCATCGATGTCGCATGGGGGCGAGATGGCGACATGCTCCTGGTCACCGGCACGAACGACCGCGAGATCCTGAAACAGTCACTCTCGAGTCTCGAGCTCGATGATTCCGACGAGGCAGTCGACGCCCGGCTGATGAACCTCGCGGAACGCAAGAACAACAAGAAGCTTTTGAAGGTCCGCAATGCGCCGAACGATGCGGCGCGACTCCTCGAGTTCGCAGGCGAAGAACGACTGCGGGCACTGATCCCTGCGGATGCGCTCAACTACCTCGAGCGAAACGGCGAGGTATCACCCCATGGTGTCGCACTAGCTCAGTTGTGTATCGACATGCTGGGCCCAAAAGCCCTAGAGCGTGCGTGCAGGGTCGACCCGGCGGGCCTTCCCATCAGTCCTCCGCCCCGTTGGTCCGGCTCACACACCACCCGAAACTGGGTGCGGGAACGCGGTTTCAGCGAGGAATGGGCGGGGAAGAAGGCTCCCCTGCGAAACAAGCCAACTGAGTATATCGACGGACCAGCCGTCCTGTCCGAGCTGCACGACTACCAAGACACGGTGTCCAAGCGACTCCGCTCATTGATCCGCGGCACGGACGGCAGCCCTCGTCGCGGAATCATCTCCCTCCCCACCGGTGCAGGTAAGACTCGCGTGGCTGTTCAGACAGTGATCGAGGCCATCGCTGCCGACGACTTCGGGCCCAATGGCGAGGTGCGCGGACCCATCCTGTGGATTGCAGACGGGGAAGAACTCTGCGAGCAGGCCATCGACACATGGTCCTTCCTCTGGAGGGCAAAGGGCCGCAACGACACCCAACTCATCCTCAGTCGGTTCTGGGCCAACTACTCCGTCGAAGAGGAGCTCGGCGGCATACAGGTCGTCGTCGCGTCATGGCAGAAACTTTTGCTCAGTGCACTGGGCAACAACGAGTTCGACTGGCTTGCGGACAGTGCCCTTGTCATCATCGACGAAGCGCATGGAGCGACGACACCGTCTTACACAAAGATTCTCAACTGGGCAGGACGGGGACTTCACGAGCGCACATTACCGCTCGTCGGACTGACCGCCACGCCATTTCGTGGGCGAGACGACAGTGCTGAAACACAGCGACTTCTCAACCGATTCGACAACAACCTTCTCGACGAGGGTGTCTTCGGCGACGACGTACCGCAGCGTCGACTTCAGCGTGACCGAGTACTCGCACGCGCACAGCTTGAGATTCTGCACGGTGTCAACATCGACCTGAGCCCCGCTGAGTTCGAAGATTTCAGGGAGAAATACTGGCTGCCCAAAGATGCGGAACGCAGACTTGGTCAGAACGAAGAGCGTACGCGTAAAATCGTGAGATCTATTATCGGCAAGCCAAAGGAATGGGCTATTGTCGTCTTCGCAGCATCCGTTGAGAACGCTCAGACCCTTGCTACTCTCCTGACGTTGCAAGGCCGACCGGCGGCATCGATCGACCAGGACACCAGCGCAGACGATCGACGGAACACGATTGAGCGGTTCAAGAACGGTGATCTCAAGGTCCTGACGAATTACAACGTCCTCTCCCAGGGCTTCGACGCTCCCAAGACACGTGCTGTCTACATCACCCGCCCAACTTCGAGTAAGGCGCGGTACCTCCAGATGGTCGGTCGCGGAATGCGCGGCCCGAAGAACGGCGGCAGCAAGGATGTGCTCGTCGTCAACGTTCTCGACAACATCATCGAGTTCGGCGACAGCATCGCCTACGAGTCGTTCGAACGCGATGTGATCAACTCCGAAGAGGACTGA
- a CDS encoding UvrD-helicase domain-containing protein — translation MEFDEFQQRVIYGDADARRIVVAGPGAGKTATSVKLIQRLDSEISPDSDDQIIFVSFSRAAVRAAFDAFASADDDYRSEVAAMTLDSLAWQITHNELGESGSAATDFDGRIRAATQQLRDHYAGEVDHVVHLIVDEAQDLSAARRELLLTIIDALPIASGVTIFGDPLQSIYDFLDDEETAGSELSAWDLLVEALAERSITEIFYLENNYRAQRKSARDVVRAERLLRGADSATRTALLDELVSDLTHMDLDELVPRANAWKGSTAVLARTNAEVIWLFDKLGRTELPCTWLSPGRKRSVAPWVAELWEFTSGKPFTRGVFNEFVSQHGALTEGAFRDLVHATDAGSFIDWRSFARALSRGIDRVEPWFNGDEADTVKVSTIHQSKGLEFDNVAVAGPSAMLRPSKGTPENELLLVALSRGRQKVVILNQQAPFTRRLPGGGFLYQPHPRTQKATAVAIEPHHLQSERPVGGEEGQKALRSRGRSKPLTFGRLSTGGAEWPAYRCLIDGHAVGSTTEDFGRSLAHAIGKSGHTTGWPDLGSVLLEGTETCWNTTEGTSFWIKPRPLGFATVVWKKED, via the coding sequence GTGGAGTTCGATGAGTTCCAGCAACGGGTCATCTATGGGGATGCCGATGCCCGCCGCATCGTCGTTGCCGGACCCGGTGCGGGGAAGACCGCGACAAGCGTAAAACTGATCCAGAGGCTCGACTCCGAGATCAGTCCCGACTCGGACGACCAAATCATCTTCGTTTCCTTCTCCCGGGCGGCCGTTCGGGCGGCCTTCGATGCATTTGCGTCCGCAGATGACGACTACCGGAGCGAAGTCGCAGCCATGACACTTGATTCGCTTGCTTGGCAGATCACGCACAATGAACTTGGCGAGTCCGGTTCGGCAGCAACGGATTTCGATGGAAGAATCAGGGCCGCAACTCAGCAACTACGGGATCACTACGCTGGCGAAGTCGATCATGTTGTACACCTCATCGTCGACGAAGCGCAGGACCTCTCCGCTGCCCGACGCGAACTGCTGCTGACAATCATCGACGCCCTTCCCATCGCTTCGGGCGTCACCATCTTCGGCGACCCTCTCCAATCGATCTACGATTTTCTCGACGATGAGGAAACGGCCGGTAGCGAACTGTCGGCGTGGGATTTGCTCGTCGAGGCGCTCGCGGAGCGCTCGATCACCGAGATCTTCTACCTCGAGAACAACTACCGAGCACAACGAAAGTCTGCACGTGACGTCGTGCGCGCTGAACGCCTCCTTCGCGGTGCGGACTCGGCGACGAGAACCGCGCTGCTCGATGAACTGGTTTCTGACCTCACCCATATGGACCTGGACGAGTTGGTCCCGAGGGCGAACGCGTGGAAGGGATCGACCGCTGTTCTTGCTCGTACCAACGCCGAGGTCATCTGGCTCTTCGACAAGCTCGGGCGCACCGAACTTCCCTGCACCTGGCTGAGTCCCGGACGAAAACGTAGCGTCGCGCCCTGGGTAGCCGAATTGTGGGAGTTCACGTCAGGAAAGCCGTTTACACGAGGCGTATTCAATGAGTTTGTCTCACAGCATGGTGCGTTGACCGAAGGTGCCTTCCGCGACCTTGTGCACGCAACCGACGCTGGTTCGTTCATCGATTGGCGGTCGTTCGCGCGCGCACTCTCCCGCGGAATAGACCGGGTAGAGCCCTGGTTCAACGGCGACGAGGCGGACACGGTCAAGGTGTCAACGATTCACCAATCGAAGGGCCTTGAGTTCGACAACGTTGCGGTCGCAGGTCCATCGGCCATGCTCAGGCCTTCGAAAGGCACACCGGAGAACGAATTGCTGCTCGTCGCCCTGTCCCGGGGACGACAGAAAGTGGTCATTCTGAACCAGCAAGCCCCGTTCACTCGCAGACTGCCCGGCGGTGGGTTCCTCTATCAGCCGCACCCGCGGACGCAGAAGGCCACGGCCGTTGCGATCGAGCCCCATCATCTACAGTCGGAACGACCTGTCGGGGGTGAGGAAGGACAGAAAGCGTTGCGCAGCAGGGGACGTTCCAAACCACTCACTTTCGGACGGCTGTCGACCGGCGGTGCGGAGTGGCCCGCATACCGCTGTCTCATCGACGGCCATGCTGTCGGCTCGACGACCGAAGACTTCGGACGCAGCCTTGCACACGCTATCGGCAAGTCCGGCCACACGACCGGTTGGCCTGACCTCGGCTCGGTACTCCTCGAGGGCACCGAAACCTGCTGGAACACGACCGAGGGCACATCGTTCTGGATCAAGCCACGGCCGTTGGGGTTCGCCACGGTCGTGTGGAAGAAGGAAGACTGA
- a CDS encoding helicase-related protein — MAEDLAPWYEARDSLVDSLEEELMGPREPEPLHEPPLNRIIVGVLYPRVENLSDIYKPGLSEDSDGEAGSTADNTATEVAVSLSHAHKPSSVGLTFTVDSARTPRITIRASARKYTESENVWHPHEVATDTDVVIDSTAAGRIDEPVAEGELLRIVGVVRAPTAAGHVRISVSLVNGHTRTDTSGAIDGLSWFRPTITISTPQGGFVDRSIDPSRLSADADDRSSRFLYRNEPVLAIGHGCAASWDEHATTPDTIWTTFIPSQEVHLARPAGGDEQDDFGRYDLRMDQLADTSDRTQLHAMADAYQRWISTRRIEAETIDMPAHRSVALEHMDRAAECARRIRAGISALDDPVVDRAFRLMNRAMVDQRRAQDRSRGEVSKTQRWRPFQMAFILMNIPALSDPGHPDREVADLLWFPTGGGKTEAYLGCIGFTVLLRRLRREDNGGVSAIMRYTLRLLTRQQFERAAGLICALELVRRTELPNAAPISLGLWVGNAATPANTKEARGILRKVADGEHVQGSTPMQLVRCPWCGVQLTHKHYDASGESMTIACRESGCDFRDGLPLYVLDSDVYANRPSLIISTVDKFALMTWKSEVGLLLSTNGPADSRPDLIVQDELHLISGPLGTIVGLNEAAIDMACTGEGRPKVLASTATVRRAAQQVRAVFDRDTAQFPPPGLTPSDNYFAVNASAQEKGTRRYVGVMAPGTSQSTLLVRIYSVLLQAVGDLDSPDEVRDSYWTLLGYFNALRVLGSAYLQVLDDVPDRMEVVAARRQRSVREISQEPVELTSRVDQMEIPNSMARLETSYPDRQSPDVALATNMISVGLDIDRLGLMVVAGQPQSTSEYIQSTSRVGRRNPGLVITALNSQRSRDSSHYASFIPFHRALYREVESTTATPFAPRARDRAGHGVLVASTRLMIPELSTDESAGNVADYSSRIEEVIDCLVARAGRIAPAEAGPFGEQLRELLARWKNEVGLDAVERYGSMRAPNATTRVGDKPLIDPADDVGAGSFPVRGAPWPTMTSMRDVDAETSLYVKYLKRTD; from the coding sequence ATGGCCGAAGACCTCGCTCCCTGGTATGAGGCCCGCGACAGCCTCGTCGACTCGCTCGAAGAGGAATTGATGGGCCCGCGGGAGCCGGAGCCGCTGCACGAACCGCCACTCAATCGCATCATCGTCGGCGTGCTATATCCCCGAGTCGAGAATTTGTCGGACATCTACAAACCCGGCCTGTCGGAGGACTCGGACGGAGAAGCAGGGAGCACCGCCGACAACACTGCAACCGAAGTTGCTGTTTCGCTCTCTCACGCACACAAGCCCTCATCGGTCGGACTCACATTCACTGTCGATTCTGCGCGTACACCTCGGATCACGATCCGCGCATCCGCACGAAAGTACACGGAATCCGAGAACGTTTGGCATCCGCATGAGGTAGCGACAGATACGGATGTCGTGATCGACAGCACCGCGGCGGGTCGGATCGATGAGCCAGTCGCAGAAGGCGAGTTGTTGCGGATCGTCGGTGTGGTTCGTGCCCCCACCGCTGCGGGGCACGTGCGGATCTCGGTGTCCCTCGTCAACGGTCACACCCGCACCGACACATCAGGGGCGATTGATGGATTGTCGTGGTTTCGGCCGACAATCACCATTTCCACGCCACAAGGTGGATTCGTCGACCGCAGCATCGACCCCTCGCGCTTGAGTGCCGATGCCGATGATCGCTCATCACGATTTCTCTACCGCAACGAACCGGTCTTGGCCATTGGGCATGGCTGTGCGGCAAGTTGGGACGAGCACGCGACCACTCCCGACACGATCTGGACGACGTTCATTCCCAGCCAGGAAGTTCATCTCGCACGCCCGGCCGGCGGCGACGAGCAGGACGACTTCGGTCGGTACGACCTCCGGATGGATCAGCTCGCCGACACCTCCGACCGTACGCAACTCCACGCAATGGCGGACGCCTACCAGCGATGGATATCGACCCGGCGCATCGAGGCCGAAACGATCGACATGCCCGCACACCGATCCGTGGCGCTCGAGCACATGGACAGAGCAGCGGAGTGTGCCCGGCGTATCCGGGCCGGTATCAGCGCTCTTGACGATCCTGTAGTCGATCGGGCATTTCGACTGATGAACCGAGCAATGGTGGACCAACGCCGTGCTCAGGACCGCTCACGAGGTGAGGTGTCCAAGACCCAACGCTGGCGTCCATTCCAGATGGCGTTCATCCTCATGAACATTCCTGCGCTCTCTGATCCGGGCCACCCCGACCGCGAAGTCGCCGATCTACTCTGGTTTCCCACCGGCGGTGGCAAGACCGAGGCGTACCTCGGCTGCATCGGCTTTACCGTCTTGCTTCGGCGACTCCGACGGGAAGACAACGGCGGCGTATCCGCGATTATGCGGTATACACTTCGACTCCTGACCCGACAACAGTTCGAACGCGCAGCGGGCCTCATCTGCGCTCTGGAGCTCGTGCGCCGCACCGAACTTCCCAATGCTGCGCCGATCTCGCTTGGCCTCTGGGTGGGTAACGCGGCGACTCCAGCCAACACGAAAGAAGCGCGGGGGATCCTCCGTAAGGTCGCCGACGGCGAGCACGTCCAGGGCTCCACGCCCATGCAGCTCGTGCGATGCCCTTGGTGCGGGGTCCAGTTGACTCACAAGCACTACGATGCATCCGGCGAGTCGATGACCATCGCATGCCGTGAATCCGGCTGCGATTTCCGAGACGGACTTCCGTTGTACGTTCTCGATTCCGACGTCTACGCGAATCGTCCGTCATTGATCATCAGCACCGTCGACAAGTTCGCCCTCATGACGTGGAAGAGCGAGGTTGGTCTGCTCCTCAGCACCAACGGTCCTGCAGACTCCCGCCCGGACCTCATTGTTCAGGACGAACTGCATCTGATCTCCGGACCACTCGGCACGATCGTGGGACTCAACGAAGCAGCGATCGACATGGCATGTACCGGAGAAGGCCGGCCCAAAGTCCTTGCATCCACCGCGACTGTCCGTCGTGCGGCACAGCAGGTCCGTGCTGTATTCGACCGGGACACAGCACAATTCCCGCCGCCTGGGCTCACGCCGTCGGACAACTACTTCGCTGTGAATGCATCCGCGCAGGAGAAGGGTACGCGGCGCTACGTCGGAGTGATGGCCCCCGGAACAAGTCAGTCCACACTGCTTGTCCGTATCTACTCAGTTCTGCTCCAGGCGGTCGGTGATCTGGACTCGCCCGATGAAGTGCGTGACAGCTACTGGACCTTACTCGGCTATTTCAACGCCCTACGAGTACTTGGATCGGCGTATCTACAGGTCCTCGACGACGTCCCTGACCGAATGGAAGTCGTCGCTGCTCGACGACAACGATCCGTCCGAGAGATCTCTCAAGAGCCCGTTGAGCTCACATCGCGCGTCGACCAGATGGAGATCCCCAATTCGATGGCACGGCTCGAGACCAGCTACCCGGACCGCCAAAGCCCGGACGTGGCTCTTGCCACCAACATGATCTCGGTCGGTCTCGACATCGACCGACTCGGTCTCATGGTGGTCGCTGGTCAGCCCCAAAGCACCTCCGAGTACATCCAGTCCACCAGCCGCGTTGGCCGTCGCAATCCCGGCCTAGTGATCACGGCATTGAATAGCCAGAGATCAAGGGACAGTTCGCATTACGCGTCCTTCATCCCGTTCCACCGTGCTCTGTACCGTGAAGTCGAATCGACGACAGCGACGCCGTTCGCCCCTCGCGCTCGCGATCGTGCCGGACACGGCGTGCTTGTCGCATCGACCCGCCTGATGATTCCGGAACTGAGTACCGATGAATCGGCCGGGAATGTCGCTGACTACTCAAGCCGAATCGAGGAAGTCATTGACTGTTTAGTCGCTCGGGCAGGCCGGATCGCCCCCGCCGAGGCCGGTCCATTCGGCGAGCAACTGCGTGAGCTGCTCGCACGGTGGAAGAACGAAGTCGGTCTCGATGCAGTCGAGCGCTACGGGTCGATGCGAGCACCTAACGCGACGACACGAGTGGGCGACAAACCACTGATCGATCCGGCCGACGATGTCGGCGCGGGAAGCTTTCCAGTCCGCGGCGCCCCATGGCCCACCATGACCAGTATGCGCGATGTCGACGCGGAGACCTCCCTCTACGTCAAATACTTGAAGCGGACGGACTGA